The following nucleotide sequence is from Clostridiisalibacter paucivorans DSM 22131.
TGGCACCATTGTTGGCCATGCTAGCCGTATTATTTTCAGGCGATGTACCTCTACTTGCCAGCTATACAGAAGTATTCATGGTAAACTTTGCAGGATATGCAAAGGCTTACTTCCCTCTATTCTTATTAGGGGCAATATTTGGTAAGGTTATGGACGATGCAGGCGCTGCAAAGTCTATAGCGCATTTTATAACTAAAAAGTTAGGTAAAGACAAGGCAATATTGGCAGTTGTATTATCATGTGGTATATTAACTTACGGTGGAGTTTCATTATTCGTTGTTGCATTTGCAATTTATCCAATTGCAGCAGCATTATTTAGAGAAGCAAATATACCGAAGAGATTTATACCCGCTTCAATAGCATTGGGAGCATTTACATTTACAATGACAGCATTACCAGGAACACCTCAGATCCAGAATGCCATTCCTATGCCATTCTTTGGAACTACAGCATGGGCAGCACCTTTCTTAGGATTAATAGGAGCAGCAATAATGTTTGGTGGTGGATTAACATGGATAACTTACAGATCTAAAAAAGCAATGGCAGCAGGAGAAGGATATGGTAATCATCCAAATGAAAATATTAAAGATATGGATCAATCAAAACTTCCAAGTTTTGGTGCAGCAATATTGCCTATAATTATAGTACTTGGATTAAACTTTGTATTAGGTAAATTCTATTTTGGCAATTATGATGGTGCTTATCTTGAGCAATATGGGACTAGTATAGATAAAGTAAAGGGAATTTGGAGTTTAATAATAGCATTAGCAGTGTCCATAGTAATAGCAATAATATTCTTTAAGAAAAATTTAGCAGATGTAAAGGATACAGTAAATAAAGGTGCAATAGGTTCATTATTAGCAATAATAAACACATCATCAGAGGTTGGATATGGTAATGTTATAAAGACATTGGGAGCATTTGCATTGGTTAAATCAGCTATATTAGCCATACCAGGAACACCTCTTATCTCATTGGCAGCATCAACTAGTATTCTTGCTGGTATAACAGGTTCAGCATCTGGAGGTATGAGTATAGCATTGGGT
It contains:
- a CDS encoding GntP family permease is translated as MLGIFGIILSLGLLMFLAYRGITVLILAPLLAMLAVLFSGDVPLLASYTEVFMVNFAGYAKAYFPLFLLGAIFGKVMDDAGAAKSIAHFITKKLGKDKAILAVVLSCGILTYGGVSLFVVAFAIYPIAAALFREANIPKRFIPASIALGAFTFTMTALPGTPQIQNAIPMPFFGTTAWAAPFLGLIGAAIMFGGGLTWITYRSKKAMAAGEGYGNHPNENIKDMDQSKLPSFGAAILPIIIVLGLNFVLGKFYFGNYDGAYLEQYGTSIDKVKGIWSLIIALAVSIVIAIIFFKKNLADVKDTVNKGAIGSLLAIINTSSEVGYGNVIKTLGAFALVKSAILAIPGTPLISLAASTSILAGITGSASGGMSIALGALGDIYIQKAAELGISPQAFHRIAAMACGGLDTLPHNGAVITLLGITGLTHKESYADLGMCTVVIPL